One Accipiter gentilis chromosome 25, bAccGen1.1, whole genome shotgun sequence genomic region harbors:
- the DLK1 gene encoding protein delta homolog 1 — translation MGLRAAAGLLGCCCLLPLVLPAAPGVNCKSGCHPENGFCEFPSECRCQPGWQGALCNQCVPFPGCLHGSCAKPWQCVCEEGWVGSLCDIDIHPCSAKPCTNNSTCIETGDGGYICLCAQGFTGKNCHLKKGPCIINGSPCQNGGTCIDDNGFAPHASCLCPSGFAGNFCEIDRDDCESNPCENGGTCTDIGGGFSCFCPHGYTGKLCSSRVVFCASGPCENGGTCSEHPQGGFECICKPEFVGVTCKLPSKNTSLSGVNMEAKHIQNYKPPSKAHHRSVHQQQEILKITMKETIQNADPLLSRSQVICFVVLGLLTCLVVLGTTGIVFFSKCEMWLANAKYSHLLRKKKNFFLKSNNGENLSVNIIFPEKIKLTNYTKNYTAI, via the exons atggggctgcgcgccgccgccgggctcctcggctgctgctgcctgctgcccctcgtcctccccgcagccccag GCGTGAACTGTAAAAGTGGCTGCCACCCAGAGAATGGATTTTGTGAATTTCCCAGTGAATGCAG GTGTCAACCTGGTTGGCAGGGTGCTCTTTGCAATCAGTGTGTTCCTTTCCCCGGGTGTTTGCACGGCAGCTGTGCCAAGCCCTGGCAGTGCGTCTGTGAGGAGGGCTGGGTTGGCAGCCTCTGTGACATCG atattcATCCATGTTCTGCAAAACCCTGCACCAATAACTCAACGTGCATTGAGACTGGTGATGGAGGATATATTTGTCTGTGTGCCCAGGGATTTACAGGAAAAAACTGCCATCTCAAAAAAGGACCCTGCATTATTAATGG CTCCCCCTGCCAGAACGGAGGAACATGCATTGATGACAATGGTTTTGCACCCCATGCTTCCTGTCTGTGCCCTTCTGGTTTTGCTGGCAACTTCTGCGAAATAGATAGAGATGACTGTGAATCCAACCCGTGTGAAAATGGAGGAACATGTACAGATATTGGTGGGGGTTTCAGCTGTTTTTGTCCCCATGGCTATACGGGAAAGCTCTGCAGCAGCCGTGTCGTATTCTGTGCAAGTGGCCCATGTGAGAATGGAGGGACGTGCAGTGAACATCCCCAAGGAGGATTCGAATGCATCTGTAAACCAGAATTTGTGGGTGTGACCTGCAAACTTCCCAGCAAAAACACAAGTCTTTCTGGAGTTAATATGGAGGCAAAGCATATACAGAATTACAAGCCACCCTCGAAAGCTCATCACAGATCAGTGCATCAACAACAAGAAATCctgaaaataacaatgaaagaaACAATCCAAAATGCAGATCCCTTGCTCAGTAGAAGCCAGGTGATATGTTTTGTTGTACTGGGCTTGCTTACATGTCTTGTTGTCTTGGGTACGACTGGGattgtgtttttttcaaaatgtgaaatgtgGCTTGCTAATGCCAAATATAGTCATCTCCTACGcaagaaaaagaacttttttttgaaatctaACAATGGGGAAAACCTCTCAGTTAATATTATCTTCCCAGAGAAGATCAAATTGACTAATTACACTAAGAACTACACTGCCATCTAG